In a genomic window of Lepisosteus oculatus isolate fLepOcu1 chromosome 5, fLepOcu1.hap2, whole genome shotgun sequence:
- the terb2 gene encoding telomere repeats-binding bouquet formation protein 2 isoform X1: MFRDRKAWFSQSVPRRFCDMWMSEGGIITDWTTADYIFSKDASHPDTHRLYESLDYSKNRLTVFHASYLSACEKNRNKVAVSVGHFVLPPSSVQKEVKAAVGSFIWEKEDNQSTKQLPCGRIIQMEKQKDKEYHSVGKDSLKKDSNKIRQVTCGIKNPQRDMPLCCNPQYYPINNMFTGYLFINQLKKYSGELADFLPGHAGYSVCKAHSEKFTFKSKNRNDKCINSTN, encoded by the exons ATGTTTAGAGATAGAAAAGCTTGGTTTTCCCAAAGTGTCCCCAGACGTTTCTGCGATATGTGGA tgtCTGAAGGTGGCATTATTACAGACTGGACAACAGCAGACTACATTTTCAGTAAAGACGCATCTCATCCAGACACTCATCG gCTATATGAGAGTCTGGACTATTCTAAAAACAGGTTGACAGTTTTTCACGCCTCTTATCTGTCTGCTTGTGAGAAGAACAGAAACAAGGTAGCTGTGTCTGTGGGCCACTTCGTTCTTCCACCTTCCTCTGTTCagaaag AAGTGAAAGCAGCAGTGGGAAGTTTCATTTGGGAGAAAGAGGACAATCAAAGTACAAAACAG TTGCCATGTGGCAGAATAATCCAGATGGAAAAACAGAAGGATAAAGAGTACCACAGCGTAGGAAAGGACAGCCTTAAAAAAGACAGCAATAAAATaag GCAGGTGACATGTGGAATTAAAAATCCACAAAGGGACATGCCATTGTGCTGTAACCCTCAGTATTATCCAATCAATAAtatgttcacag GATATCTTTTTATTAatcaactgaaaaaatattcaggaGAGTTAGCTGACTTCCTTCCTGGACATGCTGGATATTCTGTGTGCAAAGCACATAGTGAAAAATTTACTTTCAAatctaaaaacagaaatgacaaaTGTATTAACAGCACTAACTGA
- the sord gene encoding sorbitol dehydrogenase: MDQDNLSVVLHSAGNLKLENRSIPEPGPNEVLLRMHSVGICGSDVHYWQHGRIGDFVLKKPMVLGHEASGQVIKVGSEVKHLKPGDRVAVEPGVPREMDEFFKSGRYNLSPTIFFCATPPDDGNLCRYYVHNANFCYKLPDNVTYEEGALIEPLSVGIHACRRGGVSLGSTVFICGAGPIGLVCLLVARAMGASRVVISDLSAERLQKAAELGADFPLQAQKESPAELAAKVQGLLGCLPEVTIECTGVESCIQTAIYATRSGGVVVLVGLGSEMANIPLLNAAVREVDIRGIFRYCNTWPMAITMLASGKVNVKPLVTHRFPLEQALEAFETTRQGLGVKVMLKCDKQDQSP, translated from the exons ATGGATCAGGATAATCTTTCTGTGGTTCTACATTCTGCAGGCAACCTTAAACTG GAAAATCGCTCGATTCCTGAACCAGGCCCAAACG AGGTGTTACTTCGCATGCATTCAGTGGGCATCTGTGGCTCTGATGTCCATTACTGGCAACACGGGAGGATTGGAGACTTTGTATTGAAGAAGCCGATGGTTCTGGGTCATGAGGCCTCTGGGCAGGTCATCAAAGTGGGGTCAGAGGTCAAGCATCTCAAACCAG GTGACCGAGTTGCCGTGGAGCCCGGAGTGCCCCGAGAGATGGACGAGTTTTTCAAAAGTGGACGCTACAACCTGTCGCCCACCATCTTTTTCTGCGCCACTCCACCAGATGATGGAAATCTGTGCAGATACTATGTTCACAATGCCAACTTCTGTTATAA gctACCAGACAATGTGACCTACGAGGAAGGGGCTCTAATTGAGCCTCTCTCTGTGGGAATCCATGCCTGTCGCAGAGGTGGGGTATCTCTGGGCAGCACTGTCTTCATCTGCGGGGCAG GACCTATTGGGCTTGTTTGTCTGCTAGTGGCCAGAGCTATGGGTGCCTCCAGGGTTGTAATAAGCG ATCTGTCAGCTGAGCGATTGCAGAAGGCCGCGGAGCTGGGGGCCGACTTCCCCCTGCAGGCGCAGAAGGAGAGCCCCGCAGAGCTCGCAGCGAAGGTGCAAGGGCTGCTGGGATGCCTGCCGGAGGTCACCATCGAGTGCACTGGAGTGGAGTCCTGCATACAGACCGCCATTTAT GCGACCCGTTCTGGTGGCGTGGTGGTTCTGGTCGGACTGGGCTCTGAGATGGCGAACATCCCGCTTCTGAATGCCGCGGTCAGGGAGGTGGACATCAGGGGCATCTTCCGCTACTGCAACAC gTGGCCCATGGCGATCACTATGCTGGCCTCCGGTAAGGTGAACGTGAAGCCGCTGGTCACACACCGCTTCCCACTGGAGCAGGCCCTGGAGGCCTTTGAGACCACTCGGCAGGGCCTGGGGGTGAAGGTCATGCTCAAGTGCGACAAGCAGGACCAGAGCCCGTAA
- the terb2 gene encoding telomere repeats-binding bouquet formation protein 2 isoform X2, translating to MSEGGIITDWTTADYIFSKDASHPDTHRLYESLDYSKNRLTVFHASYLSACEKNRNKVAVSVGHFVLPPSSVQKEVKAAVGSFIWEKEDNQSTKQLPCGRIIQMEKQKDKEYHSVGKDSLKKDSNKIRQVTCGIKNPQRDMPLCCNPQYYPINNMFTGYLFINQLKKYSGELADFLPGHAGYSVCKAHSEKFTFKSKNRNDKCINSTN from the exons A tgtCTGAAGGTGGCATTATTACAGACTGGACAACAGCAGACTACATTTTCAGTAAAGACGCATCTCATCCAGACACTCATCG gCTATATGAGAGTCTGGACTATTCTAAAAACAGGTTGACAGTTTTTCACGCCTCTTATCTGTCTGCTTGTGAGAAGAACAGAAACAAGGTAGCTGTGTCTGTGGGCCACTTCGTTCTTCCACCTTCCTCTGTTCagaaag AAGTGAAAGCAGCAGTGGGAAGTTTCATTTGGGAGAAAGAGGACAATCAAAGTACAAAACAG TTGCCATGTGGCAGAATAATCCAGATGGAAAAACAGAAGGATAAAGAGTACCACAGCGTAGGAAAGGACAGCCTTAAAAAAGACAGCAATAAAATaag GCAGGTGACATGTGGAATTAAAAATCCACAAAGGGACATGCCATTGTGCTGTAACCCTCAGTATTATCCAATCAATAAtatgttcacag GATATCTTTTTATTAatcaactgaaaaaatattcaggaGAGTTAGCTGACTTCCTTCCTGGACATGCTGGATATTCTGTGTGCAAAGCACATAGTGAAAAATTTACTTTCAAatctaaaaacagaaatgacaaaTGTATTAACAGCACTAACTGA